The following proteins are encoded in a genomic region of Burkholderia cepacia:
- a CDS encoding type II toxin-antitoxin system HicB family antitoxin, whose protein sequence is MTQDHFTYRVTWSPEDGEHVGLCAEFPSLSWLDATPEGALAGIRRRVADVVRDMTANGEQVPEPIADRTYSGEFKVRIPPQAHRALVIQAAEQGVSLNRLASAKLCA, encoded by the coding sequence ATGACCCAAGACCACTTTACGTACCGCGTAACGTGGTCCCCGGAGGACGGGGAACACGTCGGCCTCTGTGCGGAGTTCCCGTCTCTTTCGTGGCTCGACGCCACGCCGGAAGGCGCACTCGCGGGCATTCGCCGGCGCGTCGCCGATGTCGTGCGCGATATGACCGCAAACGGCGAGCAGGTGCCCGAACCGATCGCCGACCGCACCTACAGCGGTGAATTCAAGGTGCGCATCCCGCCGCAGGCGCACCGTGCGCTGGTCATCCAGGCCGCCGAGCAAGGCGTCAGCCTGAATCGCCTCGCGAGCGCCAAGCTCTGCGCCTGA
- a CDS encoding heavy metal translocating P-type ATPase — protein MTEPLASAALQTIELSVDGMHCGGCTGRVQRALAAVPGVVDAAVDLDAQAATVTAQDTVEPGRLVDAIREAGYRATVRDAAVEAVATAPAADAQRDESPSAAATLPPAATTIELDIDGMTCASCVSRVEKALAKVSGVTRASVNLATERATVDAAAGVSASQLADAVKQAGYGATPKAPDLAIPAAVPATPATPATPATPATPATPATPAGIELDIDGMTCASCVSRVEKALANVPGVTRASVNLATERATVDASADVSAARLAEAVKQAGYGATPVAVAAPPAAASADLELDIGGMTCASCAGRVEKALAAVPGVAHASVNLATERASVHGAGALDAARLIAAVTTAGYRASLAAAPSAGATTGADAQPASVAQDPDARKRREAVRERNLVIWSAVLSAPLVAPMLVAPFGIDLMLPGWLQLVLASIVQFGFGARFYRAAWHAVKARTGNMDLLVALGTSAAYGLSLWMLLRDPAHPGHLYFEASAVIVTLVRFGKWLESRAKRQTTEAIRALNALRPDRARVIEHGVERDVPLAQVRVGTQVSIRPGERVPVDGRIVSGRSHIDESLITGESLPVPKDNGDAVTAGSINGEGALVVATTAIGAETTLARIIRLVESAQAEKAPIQRLVDRVSEVFVPAILGIAVLTLVGWLIAGAGMETAILNAVAVLVIACPCALGLATPAAIMAGTGVAARHGVLIKDAQALELAQRTTVIAFDKTGTLTEGKPSVTAFEAVGVPRGEALALAAAVQRQSDHPLARAVVAAHDADVAARDVTAPPAVAVDARAVAGRGVEARVGEQLLALGSTRWRDELGIAVPPELDVRAAELERAGNTISWLMRADAPRALLALIAFGDTVKPGARDAIAALSARGVVSALVTGDNRGSATAVAAALGIGEVHAQVLPDDKARVVAELKRTHGGVVAMVGDGINDAPALAAADVGIAMATGTDVAMHTAGITLMRGDPALVADAIDISKRTYRKIQQNLFWAFVYNLVGVPLAALGLLNPVIAGAAMAFSSVSVVTNALLLRRWKGRAR, from the coding sequence ATGACTGAACCACTTGCCTCCGCAGCGCTGCAAACGATCGAACTGAGCGTCGACGGCATGCATTGCGGCGGCTGCACGGGCCGCGTGCAGCGCGCGCTGGCCGCCGTGCCGGGCGTCGTCGATGCGGCAGTCGACCTCGACGCGCAGGCGGCGACGGTCACCGCGCAGGACACGGTCGAGCCCGGCCGGCTCGTCGACGCCATCCGTGAGGCCGGCTACCGCGCCACCGTGCGCGACGCGGCCGTGGAAGCCGTCGCGACCGCGCCTGCGGCAGATGCGCAGCGCGACGAATCGCCGTCCGCAGCCGCCACGCTTCCGCCCGCCGCAACCACGATCGAGCTCGATATTGATGGAATGACCTGCGCGTCATGTGTGTCGCGCGTCGAAAAGGCACTGGCGAAGGTGTCGGGTGTCACGCGCGCGTCGGTCAACCTGGCAACCGAACGCGCCACCGTCGACGCGGCGGCGGGCGTTTCCGCATCGCAACTGGCGGATGCCGTGAAGCAGGCCGGCTATGGTGCGACGCCAAAGGCGCCCGATCTCGCGATCCCGGCCGCCGTACCTGCCACACCTGCCACACCTGCCACACCTGCCACACCTGCCACACCTGCCACACCTGCCACACCTGCCGGCATTGAACTCGACATCGACGGGATGACCTGCGCATCGTGCGTGTCGCGCGTCGAGAAGGCGCTGGCAAACGTGCCGGGCGTCACCCGCGCGTCGGTCAACCTCGCGACCGAACGCGCCACCGTCGACGCGTCGGCCGACGTGTCCGCCGCACGGCTCGCCGAAGCGGTGAAACAGGCCGGTTACGGTGCGACACCGGTCGCCGTCGCCGCGCCGCCTGCAGCCGCTTCGGCCGACCTCGAACTCGACATCGGCGGCATGACCTGCGCGTCCTGCGCCGGCCGCGTCGAAAAAGCGCTGGCCGCCGTGCCGGGCGTCGCGCACGCTTCCGTCAATCTCGCCACCGAGCGCGCGTCGGTGCATGGCGCCGGCGCGCTCGACGCCGCCAGGCTGATCGCGGCGGTCACCACGGCCGGCTACCGTGCATCGCTCGCTGCCGCGCCGTCAGCCGGCGCAACGACCGGCGCCGACGCGCAACCGGCCAGCGTCGCGCAGGACCCCGACGCCCGCAAGCGCCGCGAAGCGGTGCGCGAACGCAACCTCGTGATCTGGTCCGCCGTGCTGAGCGCACCGCTCGTCGCGCCGATGCTCGTCGCGCCGTTCGGCATCGACCTGATGCTGCCCGGCTGGCTCCAGCTCGTGCTCGCGTCGATCGTGCAGTTCGGCTTCGGCGCGCGCTTCTACCGCGCAGCCTGGCACGCGGTGAAAGCGCGCACCGGCAACATGGACCTGCTCGTCGCACTCGGCACGTCGGCCGCGTACGGCTTGAGCCTGTGGATGCTGCTGCGCGATCCCGCGCATCCCGGCCACCTGTATTTCGAGGCGTCGGCCGTCATCGTCACGCTCGTGCGCTTCGGCAAATGGCTCGAATCGCGCGCGAAGCGCCAGACCACCGAGGCGATCCGTGCGCTGAACGCGTTGCGCCCCGACCGGGCGCGCGTCATCGAGCACGGCGTCGAACGCGACGTACCGCTGGCGCAGGTACGCGTCGGCACCCAGGTCAGCATCCGCCCGGGCGAACGCGTCCCCGTCGACGGCCGGATCGTGTCGGGCCGCTCGCACATCGACGAATCGTTGATCACCGGTGAGAGCCTGCCCGTGCCGAAGGACAACGGCGACGCCGTCACGGCTGGCTCGATCAACGGCGAAGGCGCGCTCGTCGTCGCAACCACCGCGATCGGCGCGGAAACGACGCTCGCACGCATCATCCGCCTCGTCGAATCCGCGCAGGCCGAGAAGGCGCCGATCCAGCGGCTCGTCGATCGGGTCAGCGAAGTGTTCGTGCCGGCGATCCTCGGCATCGCGGTGCTGACGCTGGTCGGCTGGCTGATCGCCGGCGCCGGGATGGAAACCGCGATCCTCAATGCGGTCGCGGTGCTCGTGATCGCCTGCCCGTGCGCACTCGGCCTCGCGACGCCCGCCGCGATCATGGCCGGCACGGGCGTCGCGGCGCGGCACGGCGTGCTGATCAAGGACGCGCAAGCGCTCGAACTCGCGCAGCGCACGACCGTGATCGCATTCGACAAGACCGGCACGCTGACCGAAGGCAAGCCGTCCGTGACGGCGTTCGAGGCCGTGGGCGTGCCGCGCGGCGAAGCGCTCGCGCTTGCGGCGGCCGTGCAGCGTCAGAGCGACCACCCGCTCGCGCGTGCCGTGGTCGCCGCGCACGATGCGGACGTTGCCGCACGCGACGTAACGGCACCGCCGGCCGTGGCAGTCGATGCACGCGCGGTGGCCGGACGCGGCGTGGAAGCGCGCGTCGGCGAGCAGTTGCTTGCGCTCGGCAGCACGCGCTGGCGCGACGAGCTCGGCATCGCGGTGCCGCCGGAGCTCGACGTCCGCGCGGCCGAGCTCGAACGCGCCGGCAACACGATCTCGTGGCTGATGCGTGCCGATGCGCCGCGCGCATTGCTCGCGCTGATCGCATTCGGCGACACCGTGAAGCCGGGCGCCCGCGACGCGATCGCGGCGCTGTCGGCACGCGGCGTCGTCAGCGCGCTCGTGACCGGCGACAACCGCGGCAGCGCGACGGCCGTCGCGGCGGCGCTCGGCATCGGCGAAGTGCATGCGCAAGTGTTGCCCGACGACAAGGCGCGCGTCGTCGCCGAGCTGAAGCGCACGCACGGCGGGGTCGTCGCGATGGTCGGCGACGGGATCAACGATGCGCCCGCGCTCGCCGCGGCCGATGTCGGCATCGCGATGGCAACCGGCACGGACGTCGCGATGCACACGGCCGGCATCACGCTGATGCGCGGCGACCCGGCGCTCGTCGCCGACGCGATCGACATCTCGAAACGCACGTACCGGAAGATCCAGCAGAACTTGTTCTGGGCGTTCGTCTACAACCTGGTCGGCGTGCCGCTCGCGGCGCTCGGCCTGCTGAACCCGGTGATCGCGGGCGCGGCGATGGCGTTTTCCAGCGTCAGCGTCGTGACCAACGCGTTGCTGTTGCGGAGATGGAAAGGCCGCGCACGCTGA
- a CDS encoding DUF1254 domain-containing protein: MIENLQESVSLRRACASLAMAALLTGCASQPDAIQRKTGWMRAEVADSYVYAYPLVLMDVAKEAATGGDGAQPGQAPLNTLRHAQALPPVGAVNPPLPGVDTLDSTGWLDIAAEPVIVTLPDTRGRYWDARALDMWTNVLWSSSSVVARGARGGARSQTIAFAAKDWQGTLPKGALRVDVPSGNAWLEIRLQTSGGRDLTNVKKLQRAIRVVPLSVYTGAARGASVAVHAGSAPSEAVGGGTPAEQVAALDPKAFFTRFAQALQDNPAPVDDAHALELLGDIGVTAGYPVLWTGDRLTAATAGVAEARARLATPPSNLLNANGWSWIGDTAGKYGQDYTLRAYAAYTQFGTATRDDETLAVVRVDSDGHPLNGANRYVLHFAPGALPPARAFWTLTPYTTSGALPDVGSARRSLGDRDRLRRNHDGSIDIVVSASPGGAHAGNWLPAPRTDFALALRLYAPKPQASDGSWMPPVVVRK, from the coding sequence ATGATTGAAAACCTGCAGGAATCAGTTTCTCTGCGGCGCGCGTGCGCGTCGCTGGCCATGGCGGCGTTGCTCACGGGGTGCGCGTCGCAACCGGACGCGATCCAGCGGAAAACCGGCTGGATGCGCGCCGAAGTCGCCGACTCCTATGTCTATGCGTATCCGCTCGTGCTGATGGACGTCGCGAAGGAAGCGGCGACGGGCGGCGACGGCGCGCAACCGGGGCAGGCGCCGCTCAACACGCTGCGCCATGCGCAGGCGCTGCCGCCTGTCGGTGCGGTCAATCCGCCGCTGCCGGGCGTCGATACCCTCGACTCGACCGGCTGGCTCGACATCGCCGCCGAACCCGTGATCGTCACGCTGCCCGACACGCGCGGCCGCTACTGGGATGCGCGTGCGCTCGACATGTGGACCAACGTGCTGTGGTCGTCGTCAAGCGTGGTGGCGCGCGGTGCCCGCGGCGGCGCGCGATCGCAAACGATTGCCTTCGCCGCGAAGGACTGGCAGGGCACGCTGCCGAAGGGCGCGCTGCGTGTCGACGTGCCGTCCGGCAACGCGTGGCTCGAAATACGGCTGCAGACGAGCGGCGGGCGCGACCTGACGAACGTGAAGAAACTGCAGCGCGCGATCCGCGTGGTGCCGCTGTCTGTTTACACAGGCGCCGCGCGCGGCGCGTCGGTCGCGGTCCATGCGGGCAGCGCACCGTCCGAAGCGGTGGGCGGCGGCACGCCGGCCGAGCAGGTGGCCGCACTCGACCCGAAGGCGTTCTTCACGCGCTTCGCGCAGGCGCTGCAGGACAACCCGGCGCCGGTCGACGACGCGCATGCGCTGGAACTGCTCGGCGACATCGGCGTGACGGCCGGCTACCCGGTGCTGTGGACGGGCGACCGCCTGACGGCCGCGACGGCCGGCGTCGCCGAGGCGCGCGCGCGGCTCGCGACGCCGCCGTCGAACCTGCTGAACGCGAACGGCTGGAGCTGGATCGGCGACACGGCCGGCAAGTACGGCCAGGACTACACGCTGCGCGCCTACGCGGCCTACACGCAGTTCGGCACCGCGACGCGCGACGACGAGACGCTCGCGGTCGTCCGCGTCGACAGCGATGGCCATCCGCTGAACGGCGCGAACCGCTACGTGCTGCATTTCGCGCCGGGCGCGCTCCCGCCGGCCCGCGCGTTCTGGACGCTCACGCCCTACACGACGAGCGGCGCGCTGCCCGACGTCGGGTCGGCGCGCCGCTCGCTCGGCGATCGCGACCGGCTGCGCCGCAACCACGACGGCTCGATCGACATCGTCGTGTCGGCGTCGCCGGGCGGCGCGCATGCGGGCAACTGGCTCCCGGCGCCGCGCACCGATTTCGCGCTCGCGTTGCGCCTGTACGCACCGAAGCCGCAGGCGAGCGACGGGTCGTGGATGCCGCCCGTCGTCGTCCGGAAATGA
- a CDS encoding GNAT family N-acetyltransferase: MLQMRPMTAGEFHAYRTRAIDGYARDLVLSGQNAVEDAADRARACFDMLLPDGLLTAGQTLVMLIDGASGDAVGDLWYAIVPEGPNHTLFIYDLDIVPSRRRQGWATRTLDALAAEARRYGVTEIGLSVFNHNTAARALYRACGFAPITTTLIKPVVSD, encoded by the coding sequence ATGCTGCAGATGCGGCCGATGACGGCCGGCGAATTCCATGCGTACCGCACGCGAGCCATCGACGGTTACGCGCGCGATCTCGTTTTATCCGGACAGAACGCTGTCGAAGACGCTGCCGATCGTGCGCGCGCCTGTTTCGACATGCTGTTGCCGGACGGCCTGCTGACCGCCGGCCAGACCCTCGTGATGCTCATCGACGGCGCCAGCGGCGACGCGGTGGGCGACCTTTGGTACGCGATCGTACCCGAAGGGCCGAACCACACGCTGTTCATCTACGATCTCGACATCGTGCCGTCCCGGCGCCGCCAGGGCTGGGCCACACGCACGCTCGATGCACTCGCCGCCGAGGCGCGCCGGTACGGCGTCACCGAGATCGGTCTGTCGGTCTTCAATCACAACACGGCGGCCCGTGCGCTGTATCGTGCGTGCGGCTTCGCGCCAATCACGACGACGTTGATCAAACCGGTCGTATCGGACTGA
- a CDS encoding toxin HicA encodes MMASEWKIPDQMRREPASVRFNDLFKVFETHFGAARQSGSGHAIFKTPWRRDPRVNIQNDRGKANAYQVRQARDAIDRLKERKS; translated from the coding sequence ATGATGGCAAGCGAATGGAAGATCCCCGATCAAATGAGGCGCGAGCCCGCGAGCGTGCGGTTCAACGATCTGTTCAAGGTCTTCGAGACGCATTTCGGAGCGGCCCGCCAATCGGGTTCCGGCCACGCCATTTTCAAGACACCGTGGCGACGCGATCCTCGAGTGAATATCCAGAATGATCGCGGGAAAGCGAACGCGTATCAGGTGCGGCAAGCTCGCGACGCGATCGATCGACTGAAGGAACGGAAATCATGA
- a CDS encoding flagellar hook-length control protein FliK, whose product MTESVSSPRPRSRSSRSSSRSRQRSAAAAGSTSARATARPGNAPASDAPRDERTLDLFGDPVLEPGERAPVAARDEAVADAEAVAAADGRQATLDGFIAPEGATAAGHTAAEGAVPPEVVVAVEGVSTSVGGVAASVDGASVGGGDAKAADSPAVDGAAKAATTLQAADGAAAKLIESPAADAEVAKSAAEVAAVKSREGKSSGDAVKERRPSSGGKRRAGAGASEAAAMKSAPAATSVDAVPEAVESTGSPDVAAAPAEPQTPVQPAEPAMATNSEIPSEATAQSDVAPPLVTQPVASAASFVTKPSAERAQPAAPVFDPDTHLRPLTDRFAALQADVDGLQRTADREMRRVNRLLLALAVVVLAGLVALVLQTRQIAHLKQDAAAKQQRIDRLTADLSTQQATLMTLEEHHEALLSQVDRLQRTANREAAVAKRARRTR is encoded by the coding sequence ATGACCGAATCCGTTTCCTCGCCTCGCCCCCGCTCCCGTTCCAGTCGTTCGTCGTCCCGTTCCCGCCAGCGCTCGGCCGCTGCCGCGGGCAGCACGTCCGCGAGGGCGACGGCGCGGCCTGGCAACGCGCCGGCCAGCGATGCGCCGCGGGACGAACGGACGCTCGACCTGTTCGGCGATCCGGTGCTCGAGCCGGGCGAGCGTGCGCCGGTTGCGGCGCGCGACGAGGCAGTAGCGGACGCTGAGGCGGTGGCCGCCGCGGACGGGCGACAGGCCACGCTGGACGGATTCATCGCGCCGGAGGGCGCGACTGCGGCCGGGCACACGGCAGCGGAAGGCGCGGTGCCGCCGGAGGTTGTGGTGGCGGTCGAAGGTGTTTCGACATCTGTAGGCGGTGTGGCTGCGAGCGTCGACGGCGCATCTGTCGGTGGTGGTGACGCGAAGGCAGCCGATTCGCCTGCGGTCGACGGCGCCGCAAAGGCGGCGACCACGCTGCAAGCGGCCGATGGCGCTGCGGCGAAGTTGATCGAATCGCCAGCGGCAGACGCTGAAGTCGCGAAGTCCGCAGCCGAGGTTGCGGCCGTCAAATCCCGTGAAGGGAAATCTTCCGGCGACGCCGTGAAGGAGCGCCGCCCATCGTCGGGCGGCAAACGCCGGGCGGGTGCCGGCGCAAGCGAAGCGGCGGCGATGAAATCCGCGCCGGCTGCGACGAGCGTCGACGCGGTACCGGAAGCGGTTGAATCGACCGGCTCGCCGGACGTTGCCGCTGCGCCCGCCGAGCCGCAGACACCGGTTCAACCTGCCGAGCCGGCAATGGCCACGAATTCCGAGATCCCCAGTGAGGCTACCGCGCAGTCCGACGTTGCGCCGCCACTTGTCACGCAGCCGGTGGCTTCCGCTGCGTCCTTCGTGACGAAGCCGTCCGCGGAACGCGCGCAACCGGCCGCACCGGTCTTCGACCCGGATACGCACCTGCGCCCGCTGACCGACCGGTTCGCCGCGCTGCAGGCCGACGTGGACGGCCTGCAGCGCACGGCCGATCGCGAGATGCGCCGCGTCAATCGCCTGCTGCTGGCGCTGGCCGTCGTCGTGCTGGCCGGGCTCGTCGCACTGGTGCTGCAAACGCGGCAGATCGCGCACCTGAAACAGGACGCGGCCGCCAAGCAGCAGCGGATCGATCGCCTCACGGCCGATCTGTCGACGCAGCAGGCGACGCTGATGACGCTCGAGGAACACCACGAAGCGCTCCTGTCGCAAGTCGACCGGCTGCAGCGCACGGCGAACCGCGAGGCGGCCGTCGCGAAGCGAGCCCGCCGGACGCGTTAA
- a CDS encoding DUF748 domain-containing protein: MASADKETVSSTLHALGGVARSRRTRRIGIGVLIFLVLFGLLGFFAAPPLIRHVAEQQLSQQLDRPATIQRIALNPYTLNLEADGIHLGERGGQGDFVDIGKLVVRPSWSSLFRGAPIVNEIRLDSPRFHIVRYDAQRFNFTDLIEKFSAPSPKPASKPTQFSVSNIQVNDGRIDFDDRLLNEKHVVDNWTLGIPYIATLASKTDIFVEPKLRARFDGSPISIDGKTKPFAQSRESEIALKFDRLDVPKLISYVPAKLPVAVTSGLLSSNLAVNFVMSGETPALRVSGTVDLNDAKVTDHASAPLFAARGVHVAAASLEPLRNAMHFDEIRIDQPVVDLARDKQGVLNVEKLVAQPAAAPKAEAGKPAAAASGAAVAAASGAQAETAAAKEAPPLDLTIRHFAIDGGTVNVDDRVPATPTAMSLTKLAATLDGFSLLGKTPAKYTLSTSLSRGGDVTAEGAFNLADKQADTKLTIAALALPALQPYLGEATRARVLDGTLGATVNAKTDWGKTPLAAEVADSTISLKSLKLATPDGKAPAIVLPDASAKIAKVDVATRTAEIASVDASGLALDVKRLKDGKIDLASLAEPAQASVPKRTVARKAVAAAPSWHYRIDALNVKDSSANFTDLSTPRPVKLAIKPLELSVQKLSDDMTKPLPVQLKATLNRKGSLNMTGDVTAQPLKLGLKINGNRLDAAAFEPYFGSALNAMIASALLNAQGNLTFAQVKDTPRATYRGDVALVDVRMLDKATSDPFAGWRSLALSNLKVNYDEKGTDVDAARVTFSNFYGRVLLDAQGRLNLKDVVAKESGPAQSLTRDASKGEPVPLSPGMTPPAAAQAAQQASAPAAASATVVVKAATPPQNPVRMHFGQLVLQDGRVTYTDNFIKPNYTANLVAIKGTVGAFGTDSTTAAPVDVAANLAGNGPISIKGSVNPLIEKPALDLTATAHDIELTNLTPYSAKYAGYPITKGKLNVDLHYALENDQLKANNHIFIDQLTFGDHVDNDTATKLPVKLAISLLKNTRGQIDVNLPVSGSLSNPEFSVGGLIWRAVLNLIAKAVTSPFSLLANAFGGGGEDLGYVEFAPGSYELTDAQQKKLDTVVKMLTEKSSIRLDLIGRVDPAQDTPGLRDAYVERLVRQQKLKDVVGQGESIDPMSVKVDKAEYSKYLTRAYKAADFKKPRNLVGLQKTLPDADMKQALADHAPADDNALRALAQQRAQAVRQYLDGKIDSSRVFVVAPKLDAKGISDKGATTRVDFGLQ, translated from the coding sequence ATGGCAAGCGCAGACAAAGAAACCGTATCCTCGACCCTCCATGCCCTCGGTGGCGTTGCACGCTCGCGCCGGACCCGGCGTATCGGCATCGGCGTGCTGATCTTCCTCGTATTGTTCGGACTGCTCGGGTTCTTCGCGGCGCCGCCGCTGATCCGCCACGTCGCCGAACAGCAGTTGAGCCAGCAGCTCGACCGGCCGGCCACGATCCAGCGCATCGCGCTGAACCCGTACACGCTGAACCTCGAAGCCGACGGCATCCACCTCGGCGAGCGTGGCGGCCAGGGCGACTTCGTCGACATCGGCAAGCTCGTTGTCAGGCCGTCGTGGTCGTCGCTGTTCCGCGGCGCGCCGATCGTCAACGAAATCCGGCTCGATTCGCCGCGCTTTCACATCGTCCGCTACGACGCGCAGCGCTTCAACTTCACCGACCTGATCGAGAAGTTTTCCGCGCCGTCGCCGAAGCCCGCAAGCAAGCCGACGCAGTTCTCGGTGTCGAACATCCAGGTCAACGACGGCCGGATCGACTTCGACGACCGCCTGCTGAATGAAAAGCACGTCGTCGACAACTGGACGCTCGGCATTCCGTATATCGCGACGCTGGCCTCGAAGACCGACATCTTCGTCGAGCCGAAGCTGCGCGCGCGCTTCGACGGCAGCCCGATCTCGATCGACGGCAAGACCAAGCCGTTCGCGCAGTCGCGCGAATCGGAGATCGCGCTGAAGTTCGATCGCCTCGACGTGCCGAAGCTGATCTCGTACGTGCCGGCGAAGCTGCCGGTGGCCGTGACGAGCGGCCTGCTGAGCAGCAACCTCGCCGTCAATTTCGTGATGAGCGGCGAGACGCCTGCGCTGCGCGTGTCGGGCACCGTCGACCTGAACGATGCGAAGGTGACGGACCACGCGTCCGCGCCGCTGTTCGCCGCGCGCGGCGTGCACGTCGCGGCAGCCAGCCTCGAGCCGCTGCGCAACGCGATGCACTTCGACGAGATCAGGATCGACCAGCCGGTGGTCGACCTGGCGCGCGACAAGCAGGGCGTGCTGAACGTCGAGAAGCTCGTCGCGCAGCCGGCCGCTGCCCCGAAGGCCGAAGCCGGCAAGCCGGCCGCCGCCGCTTCCGGTGCGGCCGTCGCCGCAGCCAGCGGCGCGCAGGCCGAAACCGCCGCCGCGAAGGAAGCGCCGCCGCTCGACCTGACGATCCGTCATTTCGCGATCGACGGCGGCACGGTCAACGTCGACGACCGCGTGCCGGCGACGCCGACCGCGATGTCGCTGACGAAGCTCGCCGCGACGCTCGACGGCTTCTCGCTGCTGGGCAAGACACCCGCGAAATACACGCTGTCGACGTCGCTGTCGCGCGGAGGCGACGTGACGGCCGAAGGCGCGTTCAATCTCGCCGACAAGCAGGCCGACACGAAGCTGACGATTGCTGCGCTCGCGCTGCCGGCGCTGCAGCCGTACCTCGGCGAGGCGACGCGCGCACGCGTGCTCGACGGCACGCTCGGCGCGACCGTCAACGCGAAGACCGACTGGGGCAAGACGCCGCTCGCCGCGGAAGTCGCCGACAGCACGATCAGCCTGAAGTCGCTGAAGCTTGCGACGCCCGACGGCAAGGCGCCCGCGATCGTGCTGCCCGACGCGAGCGCGAAGATCGCGAAGGTCGACGTCGCCACGCGTACCGCGGAGATCGCGAGCGTCGACGCGAGCGGGCTCGCGCTCGACGTGAAGCGCCTGAAGGACGGCAAGATCGACCTCGCGTCGCTGGCCGAACCCGCGCAGGCGTCGGTGCCGAAGCGCACGGTCGCGCGCAAGGCCGTGGCCGCCGCGCCGTCGTGGCATTACCGGATCGACGCACTGAACGTGAAGGATTCGTCCGCGAACTTCACCGACCTGTCGACGCCGCGTCCGGTGAAGCTGGCAATCAAGCCGCTGGAGCTGTCGGTGCAGAAGCTGAGCGACGACATGACGAAGCCGCTGCCCGTGCAGTTGAAGGCGACGCTGAACCGCAAGGGCTCGCTGAACATGACGGGCGACGTGACCGCGCAGCCGCTGAAGCTCGGCCTGAAGATCAACGGCAACCGCCTCGACGCCGCGGCGTTCGAGCCGTACTTCGGCAGCGCGCTGAACGCGATGATCGCGAGCGCTCTGCTCAATGCGCAGGGCAACCTGACGTTCGCGCAGGTGAAGGACACGCCGCGCGCGACCTATCGCGGCGACGTCGCGCTGGTCGACGTGCGGATGCTCGACAAGGCGACGTCCGACCCGTTCGCGGGCTGGCGCTCGCTCGCGCTGTCGAACCTGAAGGTGAACTACGACGAGAAGGGCACCGACGTCGACGCCGCGCGCGTGACGTTCTCGAACTTCTACGGCCGTGTGCTGCTCGATGCGCAGGGGCGGCTGAACCTGAAGGACGTGGTCGCGAAGGAGTCGGGCCCCGCGCAGTCGCTTACACGTGACGCGAGCAAGGGCGAGCCGGTGCCGCTGTCGCCCGGCATGACGCCGCCGGCCGCGGCCCAGGCCGCGCAGCAGGCGTCCGCGCCGGCCGCCGCGTCGGCGACGGTGGTCGTGAAGGCCGCGACGCCGCCGCAGAACCCGGTGCGGATGCACTTCGGCCAGCTCGTGCTGCAGGATGGCCGCGTCACGTACACGGACAACTTCATCAAGCCGAACTACACGGCGAACCTCGTCGCGATCAAGGGCACGGTCGGCGCGTTCGGCACCGATTCGACGACGGCCGCGCCGGTCGACGTCGCCGCGAACCTCGCGGGCAACGGGCCGATCTCGATCAAGGGTTCGGTGAACCCGCTGATCGAGAAGCCGGCGCTCGACCTGACGGCCACGGCGCACGACATCGAGCTGACCAACCTGACGCCGTACTCGGCGAAGTACGCCGGTTACCCGATCACGAAGGGCAAGCTCAACGTCGACCTGCATTACGCGCTCGAGAACGACCAGCTGAAGGCGAACAACCACATCTTCATCGACCAGCTCACGTTCGGCGATCACGTCGACAACGACACCGCGACGAAGCTGCCGGTGAAGCTCGCGATCTCGCTGCTGAAGAACACGCGCGGCCAGATCGACGTGAACCTGCCGGTGTCGGGTTCGCTGTCGAATCCGGAATTCAGCGTGGGCGGGCTGATCTGGCGCGCGGTGCTGAACCTGATCGCGAAGGCCGTCACGTCGCCGTTCTCGCTGCTCGCGAACGCGTTCGGCGGCGGCGGCGAGGATCTCGGCTACGTCGAGTTCGCGCCGGGCTCGTACGAGCTGACCGACGCGCAGCAGAAGAAGCTCGACACCGTCGTGAAGATGCTGACCGAGAAGTCGTCGATCCGTCTCGACCTGATCGGCCGCGTCGATCCGGCGCAGGACACGCCGGGGCTGCGCGACGCGTACGTCGAGCGTCTGGTGCGCCAGCAGAAGCTGAAGGACGTGGTCGGCCAGGGCGAGAGCATCGATCCGATGTCGGTGAAGGTCGACAAGGCTGAATACTCGAAGTACCTGACGCGCGCGTACAAGGCCGCCGACTTCAAGAAGCCGCGCAACCTGGTCGGCCTGCAGAAGACGCTGCCCGACGCGGACATGAAGCAGGCGCTCGCCGATCACGCGCCGGCCGACGACAATGCGCTGCGTGCGCTCGCGCAGCAGCGCGCGCAGGCCGTGCGCCAGTACCTCGACGGGAAGATCGATTCGAGCCGCGTGTTCGTCGTCGCGCCGAAGCTCGACGCGAAGGGCATCTCGGACAAGGGCGCGACGACCCGCGTCGACTTCGGGCTGCAGTAA